In Raphanus sativus cultivar WK10039 chromosome 5, ASM80110v3, whole genome shotgun sequence, the following proteins share a genomic window:
- the LOC108862559 gene encoding YTH domain-containing protein ECT2: MATVASPADQSADMLQKLSLDSQAKPSEIPEPNKKTAVYQYGGVDLNGQVPTYDRSLTPLLPSDAVDPSVCYVPNAYPHYYYGGYGTGDWSEYTGYQTPEGVDMNSGVYGENGSVVYPQSYGYAAYPYSPATSPGPQVGGDGQLYGAQQYQYPAFFPTGPFATPTTQGDLSANKAGGVKTLPAESKGVASGAGMAKGSNGTTAPGKPNNQNTASNLYGNGAPGGGFAGGYQDPRYGYDGFYAPVPCYDGSKYSDVQRSGSGVASSYSKSTTVPSSRNQNYRSNSHYTPASMTGYGTAQGYYSKMYQNKVYGNYGSSGRSGMGYGSSGYDSRSNGRGWVSTTENKYRNWGRGNSYYYGNENNNMDGLNELNRGPRAKGTKNQKGNSEDSLEVKEQTGESNVAVAVETENTCIVPDREQYNKEDFPVDYENAMFFVIKSYSEDDVHKSIKYNVWASTPNGNKKLAAAYQEAQQKPGGCPIFLFFSVNASGQFVGLAEMTGPVDFNTNVEYWQQDKWTGSFPLKWHIVKDVPNSLLKHITLENNENKPVTNSRDTQEVKMEQGLKIVKVFKEHSSKTCILDDFSFYEVRQKTILEKKAKQQQTQKQVSEEKTATDEKKETATADSANNKESPTAAQTASDVKADENGSVAKPVGVVANGC; encoded by the exons TCACAAGCCAAACCTTCCGAGATTCCTGAGCCTAACAAGAAG ACTGCTGTTTACCAGTATGGAGGTGTGGATTTGAATGGTCAAGTCCCTACCTACGACCGTTCTTTGACACCATTGCTTCCCAGTGACGCCGTTGACCCTTCTGTTTGCTATGTTCCCAATGCTTACCCGCACTATTATTATGGAG GATATGGGACTGGCGACTGGAGTGAGTACACTGGTTACCAGACTCCTGAGGGCGTTGACATGAACTCT GGAGTTTATGGAGAGAATGGCTCTGTTGTGTATCCTCAGAGTTATGGCTATGCAGCATATCCTTACTCACCAGCAACAAGCCCTGGTCCCCAGGTTGGCGGTGATGGGCAGTTGTATGGTGCTCAGCAGTACCAGTATCCTGCCTTTTTCCCCACTGGACCTTTTGCTACCCCTACCACCCAGGGGGATCTCTCTGCAAACAAGGCTGGCGGTGTGAAGACGCTACCTGCGGAAAGCAAGGGTGTTGCATCTGGTGCTGGTATGGCCAAAGGAAGCAACGGAACAACAGCTCCAGGGAAACCAAATAACCAGAACACTGCAAGCAATTTGTATGGAAATGGTGCTCCGGGAGGAGGTTTTGCTGGTGGTTATCAGGATCCTAGATATGGTTATGATGGGTTTTATGCTCCTGTGCCATGTTACGATGGCTCCAAGTATTCAGATGTGCAGAGATCTGGCAGTGGAGTTGCATCCTCCTATTCGAAGTCAACCACTGTACCATCATCGAGGAATCAAAATTACCGCTCAAATTCCCATTACACG CCTGCATCAATGACAGGCTACGGTACAGCTCAGGGATACTACAGCAAGATGTATCAGAACAAGGTGTATGGTAACTATGGAAGCTCAGGGAGATCTGGTATGGGTTATGGTTCTTCTGGGTATGATTCAAGATCGAATGGAAGGGGATGGGTGAGCACAACGGAAAACAAATACAGAAACTGGGGAAGGGGTAACAGTTACTACTATGGAAATGAGAACAACAACATGGATGGTTTGAATGAACTTAACAGGGGACCTAGAGCGAAGGGCACAAAGAACCAGAAAGGAAATTCAGAAGATAGCTTAGAGGTTAAGGAGCAGACTGGCGAATCAAATGTAGCTGTGGCTGTGGAGACGGAGAACACATGCATTGTTCCTGACAGAGAGCAGTACAACAAAGAAGATTTCCCAGTGGATTATGAGAATGCTATGTTCTTTGTCATCAAGTCTTACAGTGAAGATGATGTGCACAAGAGCATCAAATATAATGTTTGGGCTAGTACACCAAATGGAAACAAGAAACTTGCTGCAGCATATCAGGAAGCTCAGCAGAAACCTGGCGGCTGTCctatctttctctttttctcg GTCAATGCTAGTGGACAATTTGTTGGGCTTGCTGAAATGACAGGACCAGTTGATTTCAACACAAATGTGGAGTACTGGCAACAAGACAAGTGGACTGGCTCTTTCCCTCTCAAGTGGCATATCGTGAAGGACGTTCCAAACAGCTTGCTGAAACACATTACCCTTGAGAACAATGAGAACAAGCCTGTTACCAACAGCAGAGACACACAAGAG GTAAAGATGGAGCAAGGTTTGAAGATTGTGAAAGTTTTCAAGGAGCATTCTAGCAAGACTTGCATTTTGGATGACTTTTCCTTCTATGAGGTTAGGCAAAAGACTATCTTGGAGAAGAAGGCAAAGCAGCAGCAAACCCAGAAACAG GTAAGTGAGGAGAAAACTGCAACAGATGAGAAAAAGGAAACCGCAACTGCTGATTCAGCTAATAATAAGGAATCTCCTACCGCTGCTCAAACTGCCAGTGATGTCAAGGCTGATGAGAATGGGTCTGTTGCTAAACCAGTCGGTGTGGTGGCAAATGGTTGCTAG